One Drosophila virilis strain 15010-1051.87 chromosome 5, Dvir_AGI_RSII-ME, whole genome shotgun sequence DNA window includes the following coding sequences:
- the LOC6625953 gene encoding proteasome-associated protein ECM29 homolog, producing the protein METAGPAAEIELLERVLLRLGNADSDEKLETTVGKFLTPVIIKINSPHNLVRTKVVEVLTHIKRRVTSRSQVQIPVEALLDQYAAPDSTTFLKNFAIIFISMGFPRLPLAQQTALAAKVISCESKLENYQDKLFTLLLPILSEMKIPDDPAQRAELFKINDKPAISASFLSMLQDVLLLPYGITQEQEVPPGLSPYSFKRVIANNWRAEELEKIKKGIVRLLCASVFTDNEIFVLLVVASADTRFGVATPAIAELSKLCTMLDFTSPAVTSALYTLFIGNQHKQAERQTRPCCARVRQKLLQYLIKCRGKGINVGKGLQVIFDGLFGTNTNQKCKVLALQFVELVLRDGPREVVSKVSKVMLTGITKVIGRDSVEPNDVQNAAYSALAQHARSFPQDVSQDLKLVLGYFNNLATCAPDLHSSIREALVSMAPAFAWQTKTKSDAMEVDTDGDPSHVQLDGQQHLLLAMLLDNAESKIQIVQNVTSVFLTSCYPEFYAPARYLLLLIAGERNSLREHVTTYLYGTSKKDHVNYSMLSSIEHTGKHTSESISDFNQLSQEQRRVLLPSFHVMMSHVHDMANKRLKKSNACVVVGRTKLPYSLDVYEEMLDYLRLCLWYSAGIVAAPGDEKYTHELRKYITINYDEDESNALHQYLLFVQRGVEAKRTESSLLCLYDLLNAAPDLFAPKQLHLLEPLSNSLKDVSETMRINVAQVYGLLWAYGLAADKFDQEVGDCLTSLPQKTLEHKHGWLLVVGHTFNRKIEQLKQQNSSKDYANWPPFINAVKIIAKMLNEAQWLLVSAAVKCTSMIGKTVEIPNVQVEIVAESSTNNDDDDEEMAELASIENSTKFIIFSVIFKLLRSTSVRQKIREEAAKCLGYLAIGDGEHFTKRNLDKFLALAKVQKDAALNIAISEAIVNTLCGYDVNKGPPAETFQNQHCSDADFEQFLIALIRLVSEPNPQSRQAISVWLLAVVKHCSNRPAVLNKKQLLQFAFTELLSDDSEFVQDVSSRGLGLVYALSDSSSQTDLANSLLDQLIGGKRQVNQVSDDTELFAEGMLGKTPTGGNITTYKELCSLASDLNQPDMIYQFMQLANHNATWTSKLGAAFGLKTLSAESRQKMQPYLGKIIPRLYRYKYDPTPKIQNSMISIWDTIVSDSKEITEQYYWEILRELLDNLTCTEWRVRIACCLAVRDLLKRSNGLRLRTEEQLPTSSAGTSTSSCVNPRRVTPDSMEVDELPEPELRELWYQLFRVMDDIHEGTRMTAHGTAAFLGKLCVLAASSEHGKSGTAVAASILPFLLETGVGHKVADIRKVSIKTISDMIDSSGVLIAPHLATLIPCLLRATGELENTKLSYVSTRLGADNEAQEAVDSLRAEAAKSHHTMDAINKCVHFIDYPVLERMTPELLELMKTSVNLGTKIGCAHFVCLVSIRLGKEMTPLVGKYLGACFVGIKDRNVTVRKYNASAIGHLMGLAKEQSIKNLFTKLDELYMEQPNNRSIALTIQSINKRHHELLKDYMDCMLPLIFFAMHEEQNEENKTNIEQWKDLWNDISPGDAGIRLNLHVIIPKLESSLTDASWSRKAQAANAIQNIAKRLSGSLEMTDRVRLIKLLLSGLQGRTFEGKERLLQALAALCKNLDRQHEVCANIIEAAMREARKQEPVYRTMALAALGEILDVLEADRFEEVYNMIWYLLEKKELRTGDSDDEDEPGCSNANKDLSADERNKRAQTLNKLKEVVWETLGKSWPKHAIETQHRYQLFFAENCTSILSESTRPVQVSLLAALTKYVERLYIFDEAAKLPEMALERNNLEKKPKTEATPLQTREAIVQKICNDVLAAVTLAAGVPHTGLKKEALNIVLMLIKRLSLTRDQATLALLKQNFETNLPKFQRDSAPEVRCRIKDIEEKLAKLEHPN; encoded by the exons atggAAACAGCGGGACCTGCTGCAGAAATTG AGCTGCTCGAGCGCGTTTTACTGCGTCTGGGCAATGCCGATAGCGATGAGAAGCTTGAAACCACGGTGGGCAAATTCCTGACGCCAGTCATAATCAAAATCAATTCGCCCCACAATTTGGTGCGCACAAAG GTGGTTGAGGTGCTTACACACATTAAGCGGCGCGTAACATCACGCAGCCAGGTGCAGATACCCGTGGAAGCACTTCTGGATCAGTATGCGGCCCCTGACAGCACGACATTCTTGAAGAACTTTGCCATCATCTTCATCAGCATGGGCTTTCCCCGCCTGCCGCTGGCACAGCAAACCGCGCTGGCCGCCAAGGTAATCAGCTGCGAGAGCAAGTTGGAGAACTATCAGGACAAGCTTtttacgctgctgctgcccataTTAAGCGAGATGAAAATACCGGATGACCCGGCACAGCGAGCTGAGCTTTTTAAGATTAACGACAAGCCGGCCATTAGTGCCAGTTTTCTGTCAATGCTGCAGgatgtgctgctgttgccctaCGGCATTACACAGGAGCAAGAGGTGCCACCTGGACTGAGTCCGTATAGTTTTAAGCGTGTCATTGCCAACAATTGGCGCGCCGAGGAGCTGGAGAAGATCAAAAAGGGCATTGTACGCCTTCTATGTGCCAGCGTCTTCACCGACAACGAGATCTTCGTGCTACTTGTGGTTGCCTCTGCCGACACACGCTTTGGCGTAGCCACGCCTGCCATTGCCGAGCTGAGCAAATTATGCACCATGCTGGACTTTACTAGTCCAGCTGTTACTTCAGCTCTGTACACACTGTTCATTGGCAATCAGCATAAGCAAGCCGAGCGCCAGACACGTCCTTGTTGTGCTCGTGTGCGTCAAAAGTTGCTGCAGTATCTGATCAAGTGCCGCGGCAAGGGCATCAATGTGGGCAAGGGTCTGCAGGTGATCTTCGATGGACTTTTTGGCACCAATACCAATCAAAAGTGCAAAGTGCTtgctttgcaatttgttgagCTTGTGCTGAGAGA TGGTCCACGCGAGGTAGTCTCCAAGGTGTCCAAGGTCATGCTGACGGGCATCACAAAAGTTATCGGACGCGACTCGGTTGAACCGAATGATGTGCAGAATGCAGCATATTCCGCTTTAGCTCAACACGCACGCAGTTTTCCTCAGGATGTTAGCCAGGATCTGAAGCTTGTACTGGgctattttaataatttagcCACTTGTGCACCCGATTTACATAGCTCGATACGCGAGGCATTGGTATCCATGGCACCAGCTTTTGCTTGGCAAACCAAGACCAAATCGGATGCCATGGAAGTGGACACGGATGGCGATCCATCACATGTGCAGCTGGACGGACAACAGCATTTGTTACTGGCCATGTTGCTGGACAATGCTGAGTCCAAGATCCAAATAGTGCAGAATGTAACCAGCGTCTTCCTGACCAGCTGCTATCCAGAGTTTTATGCACCAGCGCGTTATTTGCTTCTGCTCATCGCAGGCGAACG CAATTCCTTGCGTGAGCATGTGACCACCTATTTGTATGGCACTTCGAAGAAGGATCATGTCAACTACAGCATGCTCTCCTCCATTGAGCATACGGGTAAACACACCAGCGAGTCCATCAGTGATTTTAATCAATTGTCACAGGAGCAGCGACGTGTTTTATTGCCCAGTTTCCATGTGATGATGTCCCATGTCCATGACATGGCCAACAAACGGCTGAAGAAGAGCAACGCCTGCGTTGTGGTGGGACGCACCAAGCTTCCCTACAGCTTGGACGTCTACGAGGAAATGCTCGACTATTTGCGTCTCTGCTTGTGGTACTCGGCGGGCATTGTAGCCGCACCGGGTGATGAGAAGTATACGCACGAGCTACGCAAATATATAACCATTAATTACGACGAAGATGAGTCCAATGCGCTGCATCAATATCTACTTTTCGTCCAACGCGGAGTAGAGGCCAAGCGCA CTGAATCTAGTTTGCTTTGTCTCTATGATCTGCTAAATGCTGCACCCGACCTATTTGCGCCGAAGCAGCTGCATTTGCTCGAGCCTTTGAGCAACTCTCTCAAGGACGTGTCGGAAACAATGCGCATTAATGTCGCCCAGGTCTATGGCCTTCTCTGGGCCTATGGACTTGCAGCTGATAAATTTGATCAAGAGGTGGGCGATTGTCTGACCAGCTTGCCTCAGAAAACTCTGGAGCACAAGCATGGCTGGTTGCTGGTCGTGGGACACACTTTTAATCGTAAAATCGAACAGCTCAAGCAGCAGAACTCCAGCAAGGACTACGCCAACTGGCCACCGTTTATAAATGCTGTGAAGATTATAG CTAAAATGCTCAATGAAGCGCAGTGGCTACTCGTCTCTGCAGCGGTCAAATGCACCTCGATGATTGGAAAGACGGTGGAAATACCCAATGTGCAGGTGGAAATTGTTGCGGAGAGCAGCACCAATaacgatgatgacgacgaaGAGATGGCCGAATTGGCAAGCATTGAGAATTCAACaaagtttataatttttagcGTGATTTTCAAGCTGCTGCGCAGCACCTCTGTGCGTCAAAAGATACGCGAGGAGGCAGCAAAATGCTTGGGCTATTTGGCCATAGGCGATGGGGAGCACTTTACCAAACGCAATCTGGACAAGTTCTTAGCGTTGGCCAAGGTGCAAAAGGATGCGGCATTGAATATAGCCATCTCGGAAGCCATTGTTAACACCTTGTGCGGCTACGATGTGAACAAGGGTCCGCCGGCAGAGACATTCCAAAACCAGCACTGCAGCGACGCAGATTTTGAACAGTTTCTGATAGCCTTGATACGCTTGGTGAGCGAGCCCAATCCGCAGTCGCGTCAGGCCATCTCCGTATGGCTTCTGGCGGTGGTCAAACACTGCAGCAATCGACCTGCTGTGCTCAACaagaagcagctgctgcagtttgCCTTTACTGAGCTGCTCTCTGATGATAGCG AATTCGTGCAGGATGTGTCGTCACGAGGTTTGGGTCTGGTCTACGCACTTTCCGACTCCAGCAGCCAAACGGATTTGGCGAATTCGCTACTGGATCAGCTTATAGGCGGCAAACGTCAGGTTAATCAGGTCTCTGACGACACTGAGCTCTTTGCCGAGGGCATGCTGGGCAAGACGCCCACAGGCGGTAACATAACCACCTACAAGGAGCTCTGTTCTCTCGCATCGGATCTCAATCAGCCGGACATGATCTATCAGTTTATGCAACTGGCCAATCATAATGCCACCTGGACTAGCAAACTGGGCGCTGCCTTTGGCCTGAAGACGCTCTCCGCGGAGTCGCGTCAGAAAATGCAACCATATCTGGGAAAGATAATACCGCGTCTATATCGCTATAAATACGATCCGACGCCCAAAATACAAAACTCCATGATATCTATATGGGACACCATTGTCAGCGACTCTAAGGAGATAACGGAGCAATACTATTGGGAAATCCTACGCGAGCTGCTGGACAATCTCACCTGCACGGAGTGGCGAGTGCGCATTGCATGTTGCCTAGCTGTGCGAGATCTTCTCAAGAGGTCTAATGGTCTGCGTTTACGCACCGAGGAGCAGCTGCCTACGTCTTCTGCTGGTACCTCGACCAGCAGCTGTGTCAATCCGCGTCGTGTGACGCCCGACAGCATGGAGGTGGATGAGCTGCCCGAGCCGGAGCTAAGGGAACTCTGGTATCAGTTGTTCCGCGTCATGGACGACATACACGAGGGCACGCGCATGACTGCCCATGGCACAGCCGCATTTCTGGGCAAACTGTGCGTTCTGGCCGCATCATCGGAGCACGGAAAATCTGGCACAGCAGTGGCTGCCTCCATTCTGCCATTTTTGCTGGAAACGGGCGTGGGTCACAAGGTCGCTGACATTCGAAAGGTCAGCATTAAGACCATATCGGATATGATTGATTCATCGGGCGTTTTGATTGCACCACACCTTGCCACGCTCATACCCTGTCTGCTTCGCGCCACCGGCGAACTGGAGAACACCAAGCTGTCGTATGTGTCCACGCGTCTGGGCGCTGATAATGAAGCCCAAGAAGCTGTGGACAGTCTCCGCGCAGAAGCAGCTAAATCACATCACACCATGGACGCGATCAACAAATGCGTACATTTTATTGACTATCCGGTGCTGGAACGCATGACACCAGAGCTGCTGGAGCTAATGAAAACCAGCGTCAATCTAGGCACCAAAATTGGTTGCGCACATTTTGTGTGTCTG GTCAGCATTCGTCTGGGCAAGGAAATGACGCCCTTGGTGGGAAAATATTTGGGAGCCTGTTTTGTCGGCATCAAGGATCGCAACGTCACCGTGCGCAAATACAATGCCAGCGCCATTGGACATCTCATGGGACTGGCCAAG GAACAATCCATTAAGAATCTTTTCACCAAACTGGATGAGCTGTATATGGAGCAGCCCAACAATCGCTCGATAGCTTTGACTATACAATCGATTAATAAGCGACACCACGAGCTGCTCAAGGACTACATGGACTGTATGTTGCCGTTGATCTTCTTTGCCATGCACGAGGAACAGAACGAGGAGAACAAGACAAACATTGAGCAATGGAAGGATCTGTGGAATGACATAAGTCCCGGCGATGCAGGCATTCGTCTTAATTTGCATGTCATCATACCCAAGCTGGAATCATCGCTGACCGATGCCAGTTGGTCGCGCAAGGCTCAGGCGGCCAATGCCATACAGAACATTGCGAAGCGCCTGAGTGGCAGCCTGGAGATGACGGATCGTGTGCGACTAATCAAGCTATTGCTCAGTGGCCTGCAGGGACGAACATTTGAGGGCAAGGAACGTTTATTGCAGGCTCTGGCTGCGCTCTGCAAAAATCTCGATCGTCAGCACGAGGTCTGTGCCAATATTATCGAAGCGGCAATGCGCGAGGCACGCAAACAGGAACCCGTCTATCGCACTATGGCACTAGCTGCATTAGGCGAAATACTGGATGTGCTGGAGGCGGATCGCTTTGAAGAGGTATACAACATGATCTGGTATCTGCTGGAGAAGAAAGAACTGCGCACGGGCGACTCCGATGATGAGGATGAGCCCGGCTGCAGCAATGCCAACAAGGATTTAAGCGCCGATGAGCGCAACAAACGCGCCCAAACGCTCAACAAGCTAAAGGAGGTGGTCTGGGAGACACTGGGAAAATCGTGGCCCAAGCATGCCATTGAAACCCAGCACAGATATCAGCTCTTCTTTGCCGAGAACTGCACCAGCATTTTGAGCGAGAGTACTCGTCCCGTGCAGGTTAGCCTATTGGCTGCGCTAACCAAGTATGTCGAGCGCTTATATATTTTCGATGAGGCGGCCAAGCTGCCAGAAATGGCGCTCGAACGCAACAATCTGGAGAAGAAGCCCAAGACAGAGGCGACGCCGTTGCAGACTCGTGAGGCAATTGTGCAGAAGATCTGCAATGATGTCCTAGCCGCAGTCACACTCGCCGCTGGCGTGCCTCATACTGGCCTGAAGAAGGAGGCACTCAACATAGTCCTCATGCTGATCAAACGCCTCAGCCTGACCAGAGATCAGGCCACGTTGGCGCTGCTTAAGCAAAATTTCGAAACGAATCTACCCAAATTTCAGCGCGACTCAGCTCCCGAGGTCCGTTGCCGCATTAAGGACATTGAGGAGAAGCTAGCCAAACTGGAGCATCCCAACTGA
- the Cyp6t3 gene encoding probable cytochrome P450 6t3, which yields MLPFCLALLLLVLLFSYLHLLERYSYFRRHQLPYLPVSTWTPLGHLKQLLFLRISFGDLFKNIYADEHTREAKLAGFFVFQTPALMIRDPELIRLVLIKEFNSFLNRYEAADARHDPMGALTLPLAKYPQWRESRQCMSQLFTSGRMKQRMYPLMQQVLMDLERHLVKRMCGQSERVLPLSEMCQLYTTDVTGKLFYSWDVGGLREGKSPLRQQTKQLFRPDVQKVLHFMCIFFLPQWTWLLRAKVFSMDYAHFMRQLVRRHATDTQVDLIRQLQQLQQARPHTHYAQEADFIAAQAGIILLAGFETSSALLGFTLYELAKQPKLQQRLRQELATAFGGDAQLSYEAAATLPYLKMVCLEALRLYPAAAFINRECTRAEGFALQPHIDFVIPSGMPAYVSILGIQRDAKYWPKPLHFDPERFAPAHIKNISPMSYIPFGAGPHGCIGSRLGLLQLKLGVAHILRSHRVEFCERTVPEIRFNPKTFMLESLDELYLRFCVDPL from the exons ATGCTACCTTTCTGCTTAGCTCTATTGCTCTTGGTGCTTCTGTTCAGCTATCTCCATTTACTGGAACGTTACAGCTACTTCCGGCGTCACCAGCTGCCGTATTTGCCCGTTTCCACCTGGACGCCGTTGGGTCATCTAAAGCAGTTGCTATTCTTGCGCATTTCCTTTGGAGATCTCTTCAAGAACATCTACGCGGATGAGCACACCCGTGAGGCAAAGCTGGCGGGTTTCTTTGTGTTCCAAACACCTGCGCTTATGATACGCGATCCGGAGCTCATACGCCTTGTGCTGATCAAGGAATTCAATAGCTTTCTAAATCGCTATGAAGCTGCCGATGCTCGACATGATCCCATGGGCGCACTGACCCTGCCGCTGGCCAAGTATCCGCAATGGCGGGAGAGTCGTCAGTGCATGTCGCAGCTATTCACCAGCGGGCGCATGAAGCAGCGCATGTATCCATTGATGCAGCAGGTGCTGATGGACCTTGAGCGGCATCTGGTGAAGCGTATGTGTGGACAATCGGAGCGCGTGCTGCCCTTGAGTGAGATGTGTCAGCTCTATACGACAGATGTGACGGGCAAATTGTTCTACAGCTGGGATGTGGGTGGATTGCGTGAGGGCAAATCCCCATTGCGCCAACAGACCAAGCAACTGTTCAGGCCCGACGTTCAAAAGGTGCTGCACTTCATGTGCATCTTCTTTTTGCCACAATGGACCTGGCTGCTGCGCGCCAAGGTCTTCTCCATGGACTATGCCCACTTCATGAGGCAGCTGGTGCGGCGCCACGCCACCGACACTCAGGTTGACCTGATTAGACAGCTCCAGCAGCTCCAACAGGCacgtccacacacacactacgcACAGGAAGCGGACTTTATAGCCGCACAGGCGGGCATCATTTTGCTTGCAGGCTTCGAGACTTCCTCCGCCTTGCTGGGCTTTACACTCTACGAGCTGGCCAAGCAGCcgaagctgcagcagcgtttGAGGCAGGAGCTAGCCACAGCTTTTGGTGGCGACGCTCAGCTTAGTTATGAGGCGGCAGCTACGTTGCCATATCTAAAAATGGTTTGTCTGGAGGCACTGCGTCTCTATCCCGCCGCTGCGTTCATCAACCGCGAGTGCACCCGGGCTGAAGGCTTCGCGCTGCAACCGCACATCGACTTTGTAATACCCTCTGGCATGCCGGCTTATGTATCCATATTGGGCATACAGCGTGATGCAAAG TACTGGCCCAAGCCCTTACATTTCGATCCCGAACGCTTTGCGCCGGcgcatataaaaaacatatcaCCCATGTCCTATATACCCTTCGGTGCTGGTCCACACGGTTGCATAGGCAGTCGGCTGGGCTTGCTCCAGCTAAAGCTGGGCGTGGCTCACATTTTGAGATCTCATCGTGTGGAGTTCTGCGAGCGAACAGTGCCCGAAATACGCTTCAATCCCAAGACTTTTATGCTAGAGTCTCTGGATGAATTATACTTGCGTTTCTGCGTTGACCCACTGTag